TAATGCACCATTGGAGTTTTCGCATTGAGGATTAACTCGTCACCGATGTCACCTTTTTCCCAGTCAGCCGACAAAGGAGACAACAGGAAATTGATCCCGGCTCGGGCGTGCTGCACCTGGACCGAACAGCAACGGCGAGCCGCCATGTTCCTGGTGCGGATTGCAGATTCCCGGATCAACCGACACATCAAATCTTAAATGCGAGGTAACGACGATGAAGCGCCTTCTGTTCACTATGTTCACTCTATACTTGGCCCTTCTGCCCGTTCTGGCCCACGCCGGGAGCACGCCCTTTGATGGCTTCTACATTGGCGCCAAGGTGGGCAACGAATCCTACCAGATCGATGTCGAGTACGACGGCCCCAGCAACGACTTCGAGGACGACGCCGATGATTCCGGTTTTGTGGCCGGCGCTTACCTGGGCGGCGGACGGGCCATCAAGGACGTCTTCTACCTGGGCTGGGAGGTTGACGCCATGACCCACAACATGGAGGGCACGTTCAGCGGGGGCAATGAATCCCTGGACATGAACTGGTCGCTGGGCCTGAAAGCCCGCCTGGGCGGCGTCATCGCCGATCGCAACCTGCTCTACGGGCTTGCCGGCGTGCGCTTCGCCAGCTTCGACTACAGGAACGACACGGGCTACATTCTCGATGACGAGGACGAGAATCCCGTGCTGCCGGGCTTCACGCTGGGCGGCGGCTACGAGTTCGCCATCACCGACCACCTCATCGCCCGCGCTGAGGTCGCCTACACAGCCTACGCAGCGGCCAAGGTCGAGTATCTCGGCGGCCCCCGAAATGGCATTGAAGAGGAAATGTCACCGAGCACCATGGACTACACCGTGGGCCTGGCCTGGAACTTCTAGCTCCGGACTGACGCAGAAAAGCTCCACGCCCCGCATCGAGGGCGTGGAGCCGTATTGTCCTGAAAGCCCCACAGGTGCATGGCATGTTGAGTGTGGCAGCAGTTTTCTTTTCAAATGACAGGCGCATAATGCAGCCTAAGCACAAGGCTTTCCATCCTGATGAAAGCAATACTGAATTGTGTTTTTCAAGCGTAAGGCACTGTCATACCGCTTAATTAGAGCATTTTGCTTTTGAAAATGCTCTGCAAGCCATGCGTCGGCATGGCTTGCCGCCGCGCAGGCGCAGGCGCAATTCACTTGCGCCGTCAACGCCGGAGCGGGCGTCTTAAAAACAATCTGCTCTAAAGAGTTTGCACGCGTGAAAGAAATTAATTCCACCAAAAAGGCGGCACTATTCTGATTGCAGCATGTTTTAGTCTTGCGGTTTCCGTCTGATGGGCATCGATAAGGTTGAAACGAACCTGGTGTTCGCCCACCTGAACGGGCGCAGGCGTGTGGGGATCAAGTCCTCATGGAGAGAGGCGATCAGGTTTGTGGGACTGGAGGACTTTCACTTCCACGATCTGCGGCATACCAACTGCTCCAACCTCATCGAGGCTTGGGCCGACCGCAAGGATGTGCGGGAGATGATCGGGCATTCGGACATCAAGATGACCGATCGCTACACGCACCTGCCCCAGAGGCGGAAGATCGGGCTCCAGCACCAGCTCGCCAAGCACTACGCCAGGAAGTAACCCGGACTGACAGGCTTGGAACGTAATTGGAACATTGGCTCCAAAAGTCGTCTTTTGAACGCAAAACGGGCGATCAGCCCATCGGCTAACCGCCCGCATTTCTTGCAAATCCTGGTCGGGATGAGAGGATTTGAACCTCCGGCCCCTTGAACCCCATTCAAGTGCGCTTCCAGACTGCGCTACATCCCGACTCAAGGCCGAAGAGAAGTACCTACTAGGGATTGGATTGTCAATCAAAGGTTCGCATTTTTCTTATCGCTCCAAAATTAGCGGCTGGTTATTGCAGGTAACCGGCGTGACAGATAGGAAATCCGCATGCGGGTGGACTCGCCTATCGGCGGCGTGGTGATGCGTGTGTCCGTGCCTTGGCAAATCTGGAGGATGATATGATCACTGCCCCTGCTTCCGGCGCTCAGACCTGGCCTGTGCTGGTTACGGGCGCCACGGGTTATGTGGGCGGAAGGCTGGTGCCGTTGCTTTTGGAGCGCGGGCATGTCGTGCGCGCCGTGGGGCGCTCGGTTGCCAAGTTGCGCTGCAGGCCGTGGAGCAATCATCCCAACGCTCAGTTCGCCGAGGCCGACCTGCGTGACCGCGAGGCTCTCGCGCAGGCCATGCGCGGTTGCCGAACCGCCTTCTACCTCGTGCACTCCATGAATCCGCGTGCGGGCACCGATTACGCTGCCGTGGACCGTGAGCTGGCCTACACGTTCGTGGAAGCCTCGCGCGATGCCGGACTGGAACGCATCATCTATCTTGCTGGCCTGGGGGAGGCGGACGACCCCAACCTGAGCCGTCACCTGCGCTCGCGAGCCGAGGTTGGCCGCATTCTGCGCCTGTCGACGGCCGCTGTGACCACCCTGCGTGCGGCTGTCATCCTAGGCGCGGGCTCGGCCTCCTTCGAAATCCTGCGTCATCTTGCCGAGCGGCTGCCGGTCATGCTCACACCGCGCTGGGTACGCACCAAGTCCCAGCCCATCGCCATCTCCAACGTGCTGGAGTATCTGGCCGGGTGCCTCGAGCACCCGGAAACCGCAGGCCGCAGCTTCGATATCTGCGGGCCGGATACCCTCTCCTATGAAGACCAGTTCCGCATCTACAGCGAGGAGGCCTGGCTGAAGCGGCGCGTCATCATCCCCGTGCCGGTGCTCTCGCCGCGCTTGTCCTCCTACTGGCTCGGGCTGGTAACACCCGTGCCCATAAGCCTGGCTAGACCGCTTATTCTGGGACTCAAGACCAAAGCAGTATGCCGCGAGCACTCCATCCGTGACATAATCCCCCAGCATCTGCTCTCCTGCCGCGAAGCCATTCGCCTAGCCTTGCGCAAGGTCGAGCAGCAGGCCGTGGAAACCTGCTGGCATGATGCCGGCCAAACCGTGGCGCCCGAATGGGTCGCCTGCGGTGACCCGGTCTACGCCGGCGGCACTGTGCTGCAAGACGGCTTTCGCGCGACCATTCAGGCTACGCCGGAAGAGATCTGGCCTGCCGTGGCACGCTTGGGAGGCCAGGCGGGATGGTACTTCGGCGACAGCTTGTGGCGTCTGCGCGGGCTGGCGGACAAACTCGTTGGAGGGCCAGGACTGCGCCGCGGGCGGCGGCATCCCACTGATTTGCGTTTGGGGGATAGTCTGGACTTCTGGCGCGTGGTGCGCGTGGATCCGCCCACCCTGCTCCTCCTGCACGCCGAAATGAAAGCGCCGGGCGAGGCCCTGCTGCAGATCCGCCTGGAGAAAAAAAGCCCGGAACGCACGGAATTGTCCATGGTACCGCGTTTCCTGCCACGTGGGCTGGCCGGACTACTCTACTGGTGGGCAGTGTACCCGTTTCATTCCTGGGTCTTCGCCGGCATGCTGCGCGGATTGGCCAAGGCCACTGGCCGACCCATCGTGGATGGGCCGGACAAATACAAGCCCGGCACCGCCGACGTGTGCCGTCTGCCCGGCGTGCATTGAAGACCTTGCGGCTAGCCCAAACGACAAAGGCGCGGCTCAGAGCCGCGCCTTTGTCGTTTGGCAAGACAAGAGACCCTAATTAATGAGAGCTGGGCCTCTGGGCGTGTACTCGACAGTAGTCCGATAACCGAGATCACCCTCGGCCACGATTTCCACGTCGGTGTAGTAGATGGCTCCGGTATTGAAGTCCAATTCGTCTACATGGGCCGCATATTGCCGGAAAGCGGACGAGTGTTGGGTAAGGGCCGGTCCCGCCTGGAACATGAACAGCCAGATCAGGGCAAGCCCTGCCAGCAGCGCCCCCCAACGGGCCAAGGGATTATTCATGCGCATGGTGCGCCTCCTTGCGGAAAGGCCGGAGGCTTGCGCCTCCGGCCCGACTGAGCGTTAGATCTTGGCGGTGATGTCCGGGAACACCACGTAGAACATGATGTAGGCCATGAGCAGGGTCAGAGCCAGGTTGAAGCTCTGGCCGCACACGTACAGGATGAGCGGCTTGCCGCCCTTGAAGTAGTGCGCCAGCTCGCGGAAGTTCGTGGCCAGACCGATGGACACGAAGGCGAAGCAGAAGAACCAGCCGCGGAAGCCGCCGACGAAGCCGCGCAGCACGCCCTGGTCGATGAGCGAGAAGGCCACGTCGGAGCCGAGTGCGCCGTAGATGGACGAGAAGATGATGGAGGCGGTCAGGAAGCCGAGCACGAACTTGGGGAAGCGGTGCCAGATCTCCCACGCGCTGACCTTCTGGCCAGGCACGCAGTCGACCTTGTAGCACCAGTAGATGGCCACGCCGAAGGCGGTCACGCCGATCAGCACGTTCTGGATCATCTTGATGGTCGCGGCCACGTACAGGGCCTGCTCGGACAGGAACGCGCCGGCAGCGGCAACCGCGCCAGTGGCGTCGATGGTGCCGCCCATCCAGGCGCCGCCAAGGATGTAAGGCATGCCGGTGGCCTTGATGGCGGCCGGCATGGCCACCATCATGATGGCCGTGAACACGAGCGACAGGCCGATGGCCAGGGTCAGCTCTTCCTTCTTGGCGCGGCAAGCCGCGGCCGTGGCGATGGCCGCCGAGGTGCCGCACACGCTCATGTCAGCCGAGATGACCATGTTGAGCGTCTTGGAGGGCATCTTGAGCACCTTCTGGCCGAAGATGAAGGTGCAGATGAGCACGATGGGCGTTACGACCCAGGCTACGAAGATGCCGGGAATGCCGATGGCCACGATCTTGTTGAAGAGTACCTCGGCGCCCAGCAGCACCAGACCGGTCTTGATGTAGAATTCGGTCTCCAGCGCGGGCTTGATCCACTTGGGCGTGCCCACGGTGTTGGAGATGAGCATGCCGATGACGATGGCCCACACGGCGAACTCGATGCCGTACTGCTTGGAAGCGGACTGTCCGGCCAGCAGGAAGGAGATGGCCGCGACGACGAACACGGCCACGAAGCCCTTGAGGAAGCCTGTCGTGTCCTTGCCCATGAACTTGATGCCCAGGGCGAACAGCAGGCCCAGGGCGATCATGAGGACAGGCAGGGTGGTGAACTGGTTGAAAGTCTTGGCGCTGGTCTTGGACTTAGCCGAGGAGGCCTTTTTCTTGGCCTTGCGCCAGTCGTCCATCTTATCCTGGGCGGTCTGGTTCAGGGCTGCGTCCTGGAAGCCGGCGGCGGCAGCGGCATCTTCGGCGGCCAGAGCCTCGGCCTTGGCTGCATCCGCGGTCGCCTTGGCCTTCTCGTAGGCTGGCATGGCCTTGGCGCTCTTGGCCTCGGCTGCCGCTTTGTCCTGGACCAGACCGTCTATGGGATTGGTAGACCAGCCCGCGGGATGGGCCAGGTACTTGGAGATGGTCTTGGCAAAGGGCATGTCCGAGCCCTTGATGGCGCCCTTGGCGTCTTGGGCCTCATAGTAGGCCACGGTCTTGAAAGGCGCGCGTGCCGCCTCGGCCTCGATGACGGCATTGGCCTTGGCGATCTTCTCTTCCATGCCCTCGGGCCTGTTGTTCAAGAACAGGGCCAGGCCGATGGCCAACAGGATGAAACCGAGCCAGATTGCCCAGTAGTCTTCCTTCTTCCATAGGTCCGAAATGCTCGATGTCGCCTTGTCGACCACGATGTCGGACGCAGGCTGCTGCTTTACTGCCTCTGCCATGATTCCTCTCCTCGCTAAAACGGTTTGTCTTTTGATGCCGCATTGCGTGCGGTACTATTATTTGAGCAACAAGCGTGCCCGTTTTTAATGCTCTCATGTATTTGATTTTAAAATAATTTGTTTAAATTTACGTTCGGCAATTGGTAGGTTAACCTGTCAGTCAGGCAAGTCTAGTTGTCACCACAAGATCGCAGGTGGAGTCGAGTTCAAATGCTGGATGGAGTCATCGTCCTCTTGGACAGGGACAGGGAATTCGCCCGGCATGCCGCTTCGCTTCTTGGGCGCAAGCGCCCTAATGCGCCGGTCAAGATCGCGGCAAATGCTCGGGAAGCCTTGGAGTACGTGCGAGACGAGGATGTATGGGTATTAGTGGCCGACGAACGCCTAGCCGAGGTGGGCCATGACATACTGGCCCAGGCCCTGGCAGTTGCGCCCGATCTGGCCGTTATCCTGCTTACGGACGAGGCCAGCCTTGAAAAGGCCGTGCAGGCCCTGCGCGCTGGGGCTTATGACTTCCTGGCCAGGCCCGTTGCCGATGGGCCCCTGTTAAACACGGTTGGCAATGCCCTGGAGCGCGGAAGACTTCTGGAGGAGAACCGCCGGCTCAAGCGCAAGCTCTCAGGCGGCCATGGCGAACAGACCCTTGTAGGCGAGAGCCCGGCCATGCGCAGGCTGCGCTCCGCCGTGGCGGCCGTGGCCGATGCCGACTACGGCGTGCTGATCCGCGGTGAGTCTGGCGCTGGCAAGGAACTCGTGGCCCGGGCCATCCATGGTCAAAGCCGCCGCAAGTCTGGGCCATTCGTGGCCATC
This sequence is a window from Desulfocurvibacter africanus subsp. africanus DSM 2603. Protein-coding genes within it:
- a CDS encoding tyrosine-type recombinase/integrase, coding for MGIDKVETNLVFAHLNGRRRVGIKSSWREAIRFVGLEDFHFHDLRHTNCSNLIEAWADRKDVREMIGHSDIKMTDRYTHLPQRRKIGLQHQLAKHYARK
- a CDS encoding YeiH family protein, which gives rise to MAEAVKQQPASDIVVDKATSSISDLWKKEDYWAIWLGFILLAIGLALFLNNRPEGMEEKIAKANAVIEAEAARAPFKTVAYYEAQDAKGAIKGSDMPFAKTISKYLAHPAGWSTNPIDGLVQDKAAAEAKSAKAMPAYEKAKATADAAKAEALAAEDAAAAAGFQDAALNQTAQDKMDDWRKAKKKASSAKSKTSAKTFNQFTTLPVLMIALGLLFALGIKFMGKDTTGFLKGFVAVFVVAAISFLLAGQSASKQYGIEFAVWAIVIGMLISNTVGTPKWIKPALETEFYIKTGLVLLGAEVLFNKIVAIGIPGIFVAWVVTPIVLICTFIFGQKVLKMPSKTLNMVISADMSVCGTSAAIATAAACRAKKEELTLAIGLSLVFTAIMMVAMPAAIKATGMPYILGGAWMGGTIDATGAVAAAGAFLSEQALYVAATIKMIQNVLIGVTAFGVAIYWCYKVDCVPGQKVSAWEIWHRFPKFVLGFLTASIIFSSIYGALGSDVAFSLIDQGVLRGFVGGFRGWFFCFAFVSIGLATNFRELAHYFKGGKPLILYVCGQSFNLALTLLMAYIMFYVVFPDITAKI
- a CDS encoding SDR family oxidoreductase, yielding MITAPASGAQTWPVLVTGATGYVGGRLVPLLLERGHVVRAVGRSVAKLRCRPWSNHPNAQFAEADLRDREALAQAMRGCRTAFYLVHSMNPRAGTDYAAVDRELAYTFVEASRDAGLERIIYLAGLGEADDPNLSRHLRSRAEVGRILRLSTAAVTTLRAAVILGAGSASFEILRHLAERLPVMLTPRWVRTKSQPIAISNVLEYLAGCLEHPETAGRSFDICGPDTLSYEDQFRIYSEEAWLKRRVIIPVPVLSPRLSSYWLGLVTPVPISLARPLILGLKTKAVCREHSIRDIIPQHLLSCREAIRLALRKVEQQAVETCWHDAGQTVAPEWVACGDPVYAGGTVLQDGFRATIQATPEEIWPAVARLGGQAGWYFGDSLWRLRGLADKLVGGPGLRRGRRHPTDLRLGDSLDFWRVVRVDPPTLLLLHAEMKAPGEALLQIRLEKKSPERTELSMVPRFLPRGLAGLLYWWAVYPFHSWVFAGMLRGLAKATGRPIVDGPDKYKPGTADVCRLPGVH
- a CDS encoding outer membrane protein, coding for MKRLLFTMFTLYLALLPVLAHAGSTPFDGFYIGAKVGNESYQIDVEYDGPSNDFEDDADDSGFVAGAYLGGGRAIKDVFYLGWEVDAMTHNMEGTFSGGNESLDMNWSLGLKARLGGVIADRNLLYGLAGVRFASFDYRNDTGYILDDEDENPVLPGFTLGGGYEFAITDHLIARAEVAYTAYAAAKVEYLGGPRNGIEEEMSPSTMDYTVGLAWNF